The Bicyclus anynana chromosome Z, ilBicAnyn1.1, whole genome shotgun sequence genome window below encodes:
- the LOC112047826 gene encoding uncharacterized protein LOC112047826 — MPKNITNEVRDIILKVKEFMDEEKRMQVPIIPLSKVYVRVSAATGVSERTVLNIVKEARLVEQGLLDPDTLKRAPKKRVRTKGKIEVDEYDLQVIRRKIHEFYAFKKEVPTINKLLQILKDEINFKGSRETLRKILRKNGFQFRKTKNNKEKEHVAESTSSVPQMVTPYIHTMFNHKNIQS, encoded by the exons ATGccgaaaaatataacaaatgaaGTACGtgacataatattaaaagtcAAAGAATTCATGGACGAAGAGAAGCGAATGCAAGTACCAATAATACCGCTTAGTAAAGTATACGTAAGAGTATCCGCCGCCACAG GTGTATCTGAACGAACTGTGCTTAACATAGTAAAAGAAGCCAGGCTTGTGGAACAAGGATTATTAGATCCAGACACACTAAAGAGGGCTCCAAAAAAAAGAGTTCGAACAAAAGGAAAGATTGAAGTAGATGAATATGACTTGCAGGTTATAAGGCGAAAAATTCATGAGTTTTATGCATTCAAAAAagaagtacctactataaacaAACTCTTACAAATATTGAAAGATGAAATCAACTTTAAAGGCTCACGTGAGACACTGAGGAAAATTCTCCGTAAAAATGGTTTTCAATTCagaaaaacaaagaataataaagaaaagGAACATGTGGCGGAATCCACCTCATCTGTCCCACAAATGGTTACACCATATATTCACACCATGTtcaatcataaaaatattcagTCGTAA
- the LOC112047815 gene encoding gamma-soluble NSF attachment protein — protein MSAKLHEAQEHCKAAEKFLKTGFLKWKPDYDSAADEYGQAAQCYRIARDLQTSKDCYFKAAELYKKNRAFFHAAKALENAIIVGKEMTPPDQLYSLACESSSLYQQHGSGDSGASVLDKVAKIIEEKAPELAVKLFQQAADVSSTESGQHQGSEYISKSSRILVKLQRYDEALDSLRREIGFHQEAGNIMAVGRLTVAIVLVQLARGDAVAAEKAYKEWGNNCEVPEMQTIEQLLQAFDEEDRESAQRALASPFIRSMDVEYARLASTIPLPEALEPVPKGGVRPNAALSYVAASANSIAKKENEENLRIQKSFDKAAEENKNKPADDGAQDEGGADEGGLC, from the exons ATGTCCGCTAAACTTCACGAAGCTCAAGAACATTGCAAGGCCGCAGAGAAATT TTTAAAGACAGGATTCCTGAAGTGGAAGCCTGACTATGATTCTGCTGCTGATGAATACGGCCAAGCAG CTCAATGTTACCGCATTGCACGTGACTTGCAAACTTCAAAGGATTGCTATTTTAAAGCTGCGGAGCTTTACAAGAAGAATCGCGCGTTTTTCCATGCTGCCAAAGCACTTGAGAATGCTATTATAGTTGGGAAAGAGATGACACCTCCTGATCAG CTGTACTCTCTTGCTTGTGAGTCGAGCAGCTTGTACCAGCAACATGGCTCTGGAGACTCAGGTGCTAGTGTCCTGGACAAAGTGGCGAAGATCATTGAAGAGAAAGCCCCAGAATTGGCAGTTAAGCTCTTTCAACAGGCAGCTGATGTTTCTTCG acTGAAAGTGGTCAGCACCAAGGCTCAGAGTACATTAGCAAGTCATCAAGGATTTTGGTGAAACTTCAAAG atatgatGAAGCATTAGATAGTCTTCGACGTGAAATTGGTTTCCACCAGGAAGCTGGTAACATTATGGCTGTGGGAAGACTGACTGTTGCTATTGTGCTCGTTCAGCTGGCTAGAGGTGATGCTGTGGCAGCTGAAAAAGCTTACAAG GAATGGGGTAACAACTGCGAGGTACCAGAAATGCAAACCATCGAGCAACTTCTGCAAGCCTTTGATGAGGAAGACCGCGAATCAGCCCAGAGGGCGCTTGCTTCGCCTTTCATACGTAGCATGGACGTCGAGTACGCTCGCCTGGCTTCGACCATTCCTCTGCCTGAAGCTCTGGAGCCGGTTCCAAAAGGCGGTGTACGTCCGAATGCTGCACTGTCATATGTTGCAGCCAGTGCTAACAGCATAGCG AAGAAGGAAAATGAAGAAAATCTACGAATACAGAAATCTTTCGATAAAGCAGCTGAAGAGAATAAGAATAAACCGGCTGATGATGGAGCTCAAGATGAGGGAGGCGCTGACGAGGGAGGATTGTGCTAA